In the Triticum aestivum cultivar Chinese Spring chromosome 2B, IWGSC CS RefSeq v2.1, whole genome shotgun sequence genome, atggggaggcaacggaacatgtgggagccaaccggcttggacggaataggtgatggaaacgaggcctggtgtaccgcagaatggaggaaacggccttgtgttcgaccggccacgttcgaaacgggatcttgttcatcgggaggggtctggcataccgcaaaacgaaggaaacggacttgtgttggacctcctttGGTCAAAACGAGGTCccgttgatcgagaggggtgtggcataccgcaaaacggaggaaacagacttgtgttcgagcgctatggtcgaaactggggtcctgttcatcgggagggatgtggcgtaccgcaaaacgggactccacaagatactgttcatctccatcgtcgacctcctccagcctccacgggctactgttcatcctccgtcaacctcctccaacctccacctgcgactattcatccatgggctcctgttcatccagcctccaccgcgcgctactccactggctactgctcaaccagccctctccataggctcctgttcaaccacccctccatgggctactgttcatccacccctctaccatctactattcatccaaccctccacggggtcatcctgttcatccagccctccacggggtcctattcatccagccccaaccggctcgattggttggggtcctattcatccagaggcaacaccacggggtcctgttcatccacccccaccgctcacagttcatccaacccccctgcaacgctcactgttcatctagaggcagcatcgatcggcttcatttagcagcaatagtgaaggaatcgctcgatcgggttcagttaacagccatcgatcgatcgctcgggttcagtaacgtgtagtctgtagtgcaatcacttgggttcagtaggcgaacgcctcactcgggttcagtaggcgaacgcctcgctcgggttcaattagatccCAAtgtctcgcacccacgcgcgtacgtgtacgagagaaacatgcatcgctcggccccgaccacccaccataactgggaacacCGTGATATTTTCCTcggcctcgcttctaccacggtttttccgtcatggacggcccaaagaatgtcatgcagctgcgtctccggcccgcccaggacgaaaagcccattttctgtcatgattttttgtcatagaagtaggagcccaccacatctatgatgataccgggttttgtcacaattatcgtcatagaagtgtcataagtatgacagaaaatattttcgttcggcccaaaatgtcacgaatgtgtcttttttgtagtggagagagagagagagaaagagagagagagagagagagagagagagagagagagaaagagagagagagagagagagatccaatcctGGAGGGGCTCCTGCCCTCTGGGCGCCATGGAgaacaaggaccagagggggaactctgcTCCCAtcaaggaagagaagaagaagaagaagaagaagaagaagaagaagaagaagaagaagaagaagaagaagaagaagaagaagaagaagcagaagaagaagaagcagaagaagaagaagaagaagaagaagaagaagaagaagaagaagaagaagaagaagaagaagaagaagaaggagaagaaggagaaggagaagaaggagaaggagaagaaggagaaggagaaggagaaggagaagaagaagaaggagaagaagaagaaggagaagaagaagaaggagaagaagaagaaggagaagaagaagaaggagaagaaggagaagaaggagaagaagaaggagaagaaggagaagaagaaggagaagaagaagaaggagaaggagaaggagaaggagaaggagaagcagaagaaggagaagaagaagaagaaggagaagaaggagaagcagaaggagaagcagaagaagcagaaggagaagcagaagaaggagaagcagaaggagaaggagaagaaggagaaggagaaggagaagaagaagaaggagaagaagaagaaggagaaggagaaggagaaggagaaggagaagaagaagaagaaggagaagaagaagaaggagaaggagaaggagaaggagaaggagaagcagaagaagaaggagaagaagaaggagaaggagaagaagaagaagaggaagaaggaggaggaggagaagaagaagaagaagaagaagaagaagaagaagaagaagaagaagaagaagaagaagaagaagaagaagaagaagaagaagaagcaggaggagaagaagaagaagcagaagaagaagaagaagaagaagaagaagaagaagaaggagaagaaggagaagaaggagaagaaggagaagaagaaggagaaggagaagaagaaggagaaggagaagcagaaggagaagcagaagaaggagaagaagaaggagaagaagaagaaggagaagaagaagaaggagaaggagaaggagaagcagaagaagaaggagaagaaggaggagaaggagaaggagaaggagaaggagaaggagaaggagaaggagaagaagaaggagaagaagaaggagaaggagaagaagaagaaggagaagaagaagaagaagaagaagaagaagaagaagaagaagaagaagaagaagaagaagaagaagaagaagaagaagaagaagaagaagaagaagaagaagaagaagaagaagaagaagaagaagaagaagaagaagaagaagaagaagaagaagaagaagaagaagaagaagaagaagaagcaagaggagaagaagaagaagcagaagaagaagaaggaggagaagaaggagaagaaggagaagaagaagaagaagaaggagaagaagaagaagaagaagaagaagaagaagaagaagaagaaggagaagaagaagaaggagaagaagaagaaggagaagaagaagaaggagaagaagaaggaggaggagaagaagaagaaggagaagaagaagaagaaggagaagaagaagaaggaggaggaggaggaggaggaggaggaggggggggggtatctctctctcctctctcccggTGACGGcggtctacaccaacaacttccCCGCTGTCACcaccaactctttccccctctatgcagcagtgtaacacctcttctccctgttgtaatctctacttaaacatggtgcttcatgctatatattattacccaatgatgtaTGGATATGCTATGATGTTTGTGTAGATTCgttatgaggaggaggaggaggaggaggagggggggtctctctctcctctctcccggtgacggcgatctacaccaacaacttcccCGCTGTCACCATTaactctttccccctctatgcagcagtgtaacacctcttatccccgttgtaatctctacttaaacatggtgcttcatgctatatattattacccaatgatgtatggctatgcTATGATGTTTgtgtagattcgttttgtcctatgggttgattgatgaccatgattggtttgagttatatgttttattttggtgttgtcctatggtgccctctgtgtcgcgcaagtgtgTGGGATTACCATTGTAGGGTTTTGCGGTACGTTcataattcgcttatagtgggtggcaagagtgacaaaagcttataCCCGAGTAAAGGGGGTTGttacgtatgggagtaaagaggattatcactcaatgctatggttgggttttaccttaatgatcttaagtagttgcggatgcttaacagagctccaatcataagtgcatatgatccaagtacagaaAGTAGGTTAGCTCAtggctctccctcatataaaattgcaataatgattaccggtctagttatcaattgcatatggacaaatccttctcttgtgttacaaaaagttttctactaaacaactaacttttattatcttgcaaattactcGTAGTTTTAATTTAACTAAGTACTTCTAGCtttattcttgcaaacttatcctattacacctataaagtacttctaatttcatacttgttctagataaagcaAAAGTTaagtgtacgtagagttgtatcagtggtcgatagaacttgaagagaatataaattctacctttagcttctcgttggcttcgacactcttatttatcaaaaagctacaattgatcccctacacttgtgggttatcaagacatttttttGATGTCGTTGCctgggagcaatagcatggggtgaatattctcgtgtttgcttgtttgctttatcactaagtagattttattttctgttcttgttttctatatttagttatgggtaggaaacataaAATACCAAATAAATAGTTCTACTTGCTaacccaatggttgaagaaccacccaaaatctatcatatACTGTTGAAGCTTTTtatttggatcatctttgatccatttgtgctcgtgctaaaaacccaactagcttagttgagggaaaatcattagatgaggcCGATTATTTTGTGTGATGCCGCTTGTCTCAAAAAGGAGAACTTTTATGGCATCAAATTAATAGTTTGCATTGCTATCCTTGAATTTATGCGATATACATGATTTTACTTCTTGTTTTGGAAACCCTAAAAACACCTTTCCTTCCAATGAGAATTTaaggataatggaatcttatcttcttatgccaagggtgtttataattactttgATATTGAAAAAatgaagaatttgtttcttttaagggtgccTGTGCAATTTcttatttgattgaaaagtatgattctactctttacaaatctgaaaaatttgccatacttaaatattgctatgaaaactatgcttctaatgcttatgttaaagtATATATTGAGGATGTCTCCACTGTCCAAGAGGAGATTAACATTTTGCAGGAatgtatggaagaagaaattgatgaaactgtgagctcattagatgaaaaagatgaggatgagagagaagaacaaaaggaggaagagcggattagctacctgtgcccaccttctgaTGGGAGTAAACCTTCAACTCATACACtatttaatttccctttgtgcttaccgaaggatgaatgctatgataattgctatgaccccttggattcatttgaagtattcctttttgatgaacttgatgcttgctatgcttgtggccaagatgccaatttgaattatgcttatggagatgaacttggaaTAGTTCCTTATGGTAAGAATGgaattgttgctattgcatccacacatgatagtcctattatcttttcgaattctcccaatcacactatatcggagaagtttgcgcttattaaggatcaTATTGATGGTTGTgttttaccgttacacatgataatttttctaaatataatatgcatgtgcttgcttctcgtacttgcaattattatgagataggaactacatcttcacctctctatgtttccaacacaataaaattgcaGAAACTACTTATGATATGTATCGACctttatgtgtgcatgaattgttctttaatgacatgccgatgcatgggaagagagttagactccattgttacatgatatatgttcctttatgctcactactaaattacaaatcattattaattaaaattggctttgatatccttgggatccgggtggatcaattacttgagcactttatgtctggcttaatggctttaaagaaagtgctaccagggagacaacctagaagttttagagagtcattttatttttttgtgtgcttttaaaaagtttaaaaacaaaaagaatatagaggggaacttaaaactttaaAAAAGAAAAGTGAAATTGAGACGGATGAGCAATGTGGAAGTGggggctagccttgaactttgttcatgcccatggaaactttgtgaaccttgattatcgagacttttcaacaaaaataattatccccttgtaaaaatccatcgtattataaaaataatgtgtcaacatttacctttaggatgtttaaattgcttgtttggtatgtgcagtgcaaaaatAGGAAATTTTTGTAGTAGTGCTTGAATTTTCATATTTTACTGGACCGTACAAcagttctgaaatttttacacagtacttCTATGCACATTTTTtcttgtcctaattttttagaaatttttgAGTTAGAGAAGTATGTGTACCATCTACACCTCTACATACTATCATGTTTTCATAGATTGCTGTTATAGTTCTTTATTTGCTTATGTTTGAAATCTTGTTGAGCCCCACTGACTTGggagccatagaattgtgatagcataaagtgggtaatgtttgattataattatacaataatgttacaacAGAACATGATGGGATTTGATGTTATATGTACTAACCCTTCTAATAAAAAGTTCGGATAAGTTTTGTGTGGTTTAATTGTTAGAAGATCAAGgaggtatcgatatgaggagaataaggagaggcaagagtcaaatcttggggatgcacaaggcacccaaagtaaatattcaaggatactcaagcgtctaagcttggggatgccccggaaggcatcccatctttctttcacaattatcggtatgttttggtttttgttttgtgttggggaacgcggtaatttcaaaaaaattcctacgatcatgcaagatctatctctagctgatgcatatcaacgagaggggtgagtgttgtcgacgtaccctcgtagaccaaaagcggaagcgttatgacaacgcggttgatgtagtcgtacgtcttcacaatccgaccgatcctagcaccgaaggtacagcacctccgcgatctgcacacgttcagctcagtgacgtcccatgaactctagatctagttgaggtcaagggagagtttcatcagcatgacgacatggtgatggtgatgatgaagttaccagcgcagggcttcgcataagcactacgacgatatgaccgaggtgtgtaactgtggaggggggcaccgcacacggctaaaacaattgtcaacttgtgtgttctagggtgccccctgcccacgtatataaaggagcaagggggaggccggacaGCCCTCCAAGGGCGCGCCCCTAataagggaatcctactaggactccaagtcctagtaggtttccacctaaagggagagagggggaaggaagaagagggagagggggaaggcaaggggggcaccgccccccttccttgtcctattcggtctcaagtggagggggcacgcggcctgccctggccggcccctctctctctccactagggcccatcgaggcccattatttcccagggggttccggtaacccttcggcactccggttttatccgaaacttctccggaacacttctggtgtccgaatatagtcgtccaatatatcaatctttatgtctcgaccatttcgagacacctcgtcatgtccgtgatcacatccgggactccgaacaatcttcagtacatcatatcacataaacacataataccaatcgtcatcgaacgttaagcgtgcggagcctacgggtttgagaactatgtagacatgaccgagacacatctccggtcactaaccaatagcagaacctggatgctcatattggttcctacatatttgatgaagatctttatcggtcaaactgcataacaacatacattgttccctttgtcatcggtatgttacttgcccgagattcgatcgtcggtatctcaatacctagttcaaaatcgttactggcaagtctctttactcgttccataatacctcatcccgcaactaactcattagtcataatgctttcaaggcttatagtgatgagtattaccgagagggcccagagatacctgtccaaaacacggagtgacaaatcctaatctcgatctatgccaacccaacaaacaccttcgaagacacctgtagagcaccttttataatcacccatttacgttgtgacgtttggtagcacacaaagtgttcctctggtatttgggagttcaTAATCTCATattctgaggaacttgtataagtcatgaagaaagcaatagcaatgaaactgacacgatcataatgctaagctaacggatgggtcatgtccatcatatcattctcctaatgatgtgatcccgttcatcaaatgacaacacatgtctatggttaggaaacataagcatctttgattaatgagctagtcaagtagaggcatactagggactatatgttttgtctatgtattcacacatgtactaagttttcggttaatacaattctagcatgaataataaacattcatcatgaattaaggaaataaataataactttattattgcctctagggcatatttcctttagtctcccactttcactagagtcaataatctagattacatagtaatgattctaacacccatggagctttggtgctgatcatgttttgctcatggaagaggcttagtcaatgggtctgtaacattcagatccgtgtgtatcttgcaaatctctatttccccctccgacacttgatgacagatggaattgaagcgtctcttgatgtgcttggttctcttgtgaaatctagattcctttgccaagacaattgcaccagtattgtgacacaagattttcattggacctgatgcactaggtatgacgaCTAGATAGGATATGAACTCGTTCATCCCAGCTCCTTCATTTATTTCTTCCGAAGTAGCAAtgcactccgcttcacacgtagatcccgccacgacgctctgcttggaattgcaccaactggCATCTCCTCCATTctataaaaatacgtatccggtttgcgacttagagtcatccggatcagtgtgaatgcttgcatcaacgtaaacgtttatgacgagctctttttcacctccataaatgagaaacatatccttagtccttttcaggtatttcaggatgttcttgaccactgtccagtgctccactctgggattactttggtacctccccgctatgcttatagcaagacatacatcaggtctggtacacaacattgcatacatgatagaacctaaggctgaagcatagggaatgactttcattttctctctatcttctgcagtggtcgggcattgactctgactcaacttcacaccttgtaacacaggcatgaaccctttctttgactgatccattttgaacttcttcaaaactttatcaaggtgtgtgctttgtgaaagtccaattaagcgccttgatctatctctatagatcttgatgcccaatatgtaagcagcttctctgaggtctttcatagaaaaactcttatttaggtatccctttatgctatccagaaattctatatcatttccaatcaacaatatgtcatctacatataagattagaaatgctacagagctcccactcactttcttgtaaatacatgcttctccaaaagtctatataaaaccatatgcttttatcgcactatcaaagcgtttatt is a window encoding:
- the LOC123041210 gene encoding uncharacterized protein DDB_G0271670-like: PSSSSSSSSSSSSSSPSSSSSSPSSPSSPPSSSSASSSSPLASSSSSSSSSSSSSSSSSSSSSSSSSSSSSSSSSSSSSSSSSSSSSSSSSSSSSSSSSSSSPSSSSPSPSSSPSSSPSPSPSPSPSPSPSPPSSPSSSASPSPSPSSSSPSSSSPSSSPSSASPSASPSPSSSPSPSSSPSSPSSPSSPSSSSSSSSSSSSASSSSPPASSSSSSSSSSSSSSSSSSSSSSSSSS